One stretch of Paenibacillus sp. FSL R5-0341 DNA includes these proteins:
- a CDS encoding paeninodin family lasso peptide, with translation MKELQNTSNNTVKQVWEYPRMEVLDISDTMNGGQGIWQYVWDGEFWKLELMVS, from the coding sequence ATGAAAGAGCTTCAGAATACTTCGAACAACACAGTAAAACAAGTATGGGAGTACCCTCGGATGGAAGTGCTGGATATCAGTGACACCATGAACGGTGGACAGGGGATTTGGCAATATGTTTGGGACGGAGAATTCTGGAAGCTTGAACTTATGGTCAGTTAA
- a CDS encoding carboxypeptidase-like regulatory domain-containing protein translates to MFGIMYSGVSYAADPSSQASVSGKVIDRQGLPVKDATVKYWLNYRGDTSEKSVKTDGNGLYRIIESVEDYTDITFVVEAEGYVTYRHYSSYGLSGGEQIQLNFYIYEPSTIVGTVKDQAGRPVPDARIKVTSVFDRIVKTDQQGRYAVTGIDYAYNPNTAIWVDADDYMLYEQDRLGVREGGTLRLDVVLTEAAHVRGKVVDEAGNPISGAKVNAGGSATTDAKGNYFIKRVPTGIRTITGEATGYLKSSQSVTLVQGDHNTFNIVLKKDADITPPVTKYRLVPITDTVNGKLYIKGFTFRLQATDEVKGSGVKTTQYRINGGEWKNYEGPVKFYAPDVKVVEYYSTDVAGNQEKYNKMDFVNGTFEGNGTFEGESYD, encoded by the coding sequence TTGTTTGGAATCATGTATTCCGGAGTTTCTTATGCAGCCGATCCGTCTAGCCAGGCAAGTGTATCAGGAAAAGTGATTGATCGTCAGGGATTACCTGTCAAGGACGCTACTGTCAAGTATTGGCTTAATTATCGTGGGGATACGTCAGAGAAAAGCGTGAAGACGGATGGGAATGGACTGTATCGTATTATAGAGTCCGTTGAAGACTATACGGACATTACTTTTGTAGTTGAAGCAGAGGGTTATGTGACTTACAGACACTATAGCTCCTACGGATTGTCTGGTGGAGAACAAATACAGCTAAATTTTTATATTTATGAACCCTCCACGATTGTGGGAACTGTCAAAGATCAGGCAGGCAGACCTGTTCCGGATGCGCGCATAAAAGTAACAAGTGTCTTTGATCGTATAGTGAAAACTGATCAGCAAGGTCGATACGCGGTTACAGGAATTGATTACGCCTATAATCCGAACACTGCAATATGGGTAGATGCCGATGATTATATGTTATATGAACAGGATCGCTTGGGTGTCCGTGAGGGGGGAACCTTAAGATTGGATGTTGTTTTGACTGAAGCAGCACACGTACGAGGAAAGGTTGTTGATGAAGCGGGTAATCCGATAAGTGGGGCTAAAGTTAATGCCGGAGGTTCGGCAACAACAGATGCTAAAGGCAATTATTTTATTAAGCGCGTGCCAACAGGAATCAGAACAATAACGGGAGAGGCAACCGGATACTTAAAATCGAGCCAAAGTGTTACCCTCGTACAAGGAGATCATAATACGTTTAATATCGTACTTAAGAAAGATGCGGACATTACGCCGCCTGTAACCAAATACAGATTAGTTCCTATAACAGATACAGTTAATGGGAAGCTATACATCAAAGGATTTACATTCAGACTACAGGCAACAGACGAAGTCAAAGGTTCGGGCGTAAAAACAACGCAATATCGAATCAATGGGGGAGAATGGAAGAACTATGAAGGACCCGTCAAGTTTTATGCCCCTGATGTCAAGGTGGTAGAGTACTATAGTACAGATGTTGCAGGTAACCAGGAGAAGTACAACAAAATGGATTTTGTTAATGGCACATTTGAAGGGAATGGCACGTTTGAAGGGGAGAGTTACGATTGA
- a CDS encoding nitroreductase produces MSKATKTTNEVRNAIQNRRTVKKFKKEAVPTQQIIELLDTAVWAPNHKLREPWRFLLFTGNGRKKLAEAIDAEMGEDNKFSANITQVPAVMLVVLEEDPRQNIWDEDFAAVSALVQNFMLAAWSEDIGTFWVTKPFLYAPKFRKPLGIEAGEKIIGMIYMGYPDVIPSAKERTPAKDKVTLFE; encoded by the coding sequence ATGAGTAAAGCTACGAAAACAACAAATGAAGTCAGGAATGCGATTCAAAACCGTCGTACGGTGAAAAAGTTTAAGAAAGAAGCTGTCCCTACACAGCAAATCATAGAGTTGCTGGATACGGCAGTTTGGGCTCCTAATCATAAATTGCGTGAACCTTGGAGATTTTTGTTGTTTACCGGAAATGGGCGCAAAAAGCTGGCTGAGGCCATTGATGCAGAAATGGGAGAAGACAACAAATTCTCAGCCAATATTACGCAAGTCCCTGCCGTTATGCTTGTTGTTCTGGAGGAAGATCCAAGACAGAATATTTGGGACGAAGACTTTGCTGCGGTAAGTGCACTAGTGCAGAACTTTATGCTTGCAGCCTGGAGTGAAGACATTGGTACGTTCTGGGTGACCAAGCCATTCCTGTACGCTCCCAAATTCCGCAAACCTCTTGGCATAGAGGCGGGTGAGAAGATTATAGGTATGATCTATATGGGATATCCTGATGTTATTCCTTCTGCCAAAGAACGCACACCAGCCAAGGACAAAGTGACTCTTTTTGAATAA
- a CDS encoding YifB family Mg chelatase-like AAA ATPase, with the protein MYGKLHSACLYGIDGVLIEVETDLSNGLPQTSIIGLPDSAIREAVERVRAAIKNCGYQYPLQRITINLAPADLRKEGSSFDLAIAIGLLMTSGQLVLPPQERTLVVGELALDGSIRSVPGILSMVDLAKRQGFTSVLLPLDNVEEASLIRGIQVFGIRHLQDIAPERLDQSASSVGVPIKANAGPVVLKNYAHLATPITDETQRVADRRPRQTSLCADDYSDVLGQHHVKRALMIAAAGMHNILLVGPPGTGKTMLIKRLPSILPPLSEDEALEVTKVLSAAGKLKETPQGLIADRPFRSPHHTISTSGLIGGGGIPKPGEVSLAHRGILFLDELPEFQRQVLEVLRQPLEDRTVTISRARAAFTFPAQFMLACSMNPCPCGYLSAHSEEQRCICSPARVAAYRAKISGPLLDRIDLQVEVPPPGDWRKSAASPSSEEMQAKVIHAHQIQATRYAQSSVRWNSQLSGTLLRRTIHLPQEAEQLLEQTLQTLNLSMRAHDRIIKMAQTIADLDHDGEIMTAHVAEAIQYRQLDLNLF; encoded by the coding sequence ATGTACGGAAAATTGCACAGTGCGTGTTTGTACGGAATTGATGGCGTTCTGATCGAGGTGGAAACCGATTTATCCAATGGTCTGCCACAGACGTCCATCATCGGGTTACCAGATTCAGCCATTCGTGAGGCCGTTGAACGTGTTCGTGCAGCGATTAAAAACTGTGGATATCAGTATCCGTTACAGCGGATTACAATCAATCTGGCCCCCGCTGATCTGCGCAAGGAAGGATCTTCCTTTGATCTTGCCATAGCTATTGGTTTACTTATGACAAGCGGTCAGCTAGTACTCCCTCCACAGGAACGGACATTAGTGGTTGGCGAACTGGCATTGGACGGTTCGATCAGGTCAGTGCCCGGCATTTTATCCATGGTGGATCTGGCCAAACGACAGGGCTTTACGTCCGTGCTCCTGCCTTTGGATAACGTGGAGGAAGCGTCGTTGATTCGAGGTATTCAAGTGTTTGGCATTCGCCATTTGCAAGATATCGCACCGGAAAGATTAGATCAATCTGCGAGTTCGGTTGGAGTGCCAATTAAAGCCAATGCAGGACCGGTCGTGTTAAAAAATTATGCTCACCTCGCTACTCCTATAACAGATGAGACTCAAAGGGTGGCCGACAGAAGGCCTAGACAAACGTCATTATGCGCAGATGACTATAGCGATGTTCTGGGGCAGCATCATGTAAAACGCGCGCTTATGATTGCTGCAGCAGGCATGCATAACATACTGCTCGTTGGACCGCCAGGCACGGGCAAAACGATGTTAATCAAACGGTTGCCTTCCATCCTTCCTCCTTTGTCAGAAGACGAAGCATTAGAAGTCACCAAAGTATTAAGTGCCGCAGGCAAGTTGAAAGAAACGCCTCAAGGCCTGATTGCAGACAGACCTTTTCGCTCCCCACATCACACGATATCCACCTCCGGCCTGATTGGAGGCGGAGGTATCCCGAAACCCGGTGAAGTGAGCCTAGCCCACCGGGGTATATTGTTTCTGGATGAATTACCTGAATTCCAGCGCCAAGTGCTGGAGGTACTAAGGCAGCCGTTAGAGGATCGCACAGTAACGATTAGCCGGGCGCGTGCAGCATTCACATTTCCCGCCCAGTTTATGCTCGCATGTTCCATGAATCCCTGTCCCTGCGGATATTTGTCCGCTCATTCGGAGGAGCAGCGCTGTATATGCAGTCCGGCTCGTGTCGCCGCGTACCGAGCCAAAATTTCAGGACCATTACTGGATCGTATTGATCTTCAGGTCGAGGTTCCTCCACCAGGCGATTGGCGTAAATCAGCTGCTTCCCCTTCCTCTGAAGAAATGCAGGCAAAAGTGATCCACGCTCATCAAATTCAGGCTACACGTTATGCACAAAGTTCGGTTCGTTGGAATAGTCAGCTTTCGGGTACGCTTTTGCGACGAACGATCCATCTCCCCCAAGAAGCAGAGCAACTGTTAGAGCAAACGCTGCAAACGTTGAACTTAAGCATGCGTGCACATGATCGCATTATCAAGATGGCACAGACGATTGCCGATCTGGACCATGATGGTGAAATTATGACGGCTCATGTGGCTGAAGCCATACAGTATCGTCAACTCGATCTTAATTTATTTTGA
- a CDS encoding MarR family transcriptional regulator encodes MQTDSLKLDNQLCFAIYACSREITKMYQPYLEVLGVTYSQYLVLMVLWEREECTVKEIGEALYLDSGTLTPLLKRLQSAGLINRERSAQDERKVLITLTDSGRELRNKALSIPASIQGDACLNSTEFEALLGQFKGLLEKVHETNMNATKK; translated from the coding sequence ATGCAGACGGACAGTTTGAAGTTGGATAACCAATTATGCTTTGCCATATATGCTTGTTCACGTGAGATTACGAAGATGTACCAGCCCTATCTGGAGGTGCTCGGCGTAACGTATTCCCAGTACTTGGTGTTGATGGTATTGTGGGAACGTGAGGAATGTACGGTTAAGGAGATCGGGGAGGCGCTATATCTCGACTCGGGAACGTTGACACCACTTCTCAAACGTTTGCAGTCGGCAGGACTTATTAATCGCGAACGCTCGGCTCAGGATGAACGAAAAGTATTAATTACACTAACCGACTCCGGCCGTGAGCTTCGAAATAAGGCATTGTCCATACCTGCATCCATTCAGGGAGACGCGTGTTTGAACAGCACGGAGTTTGAAGCTTTGCTGGGTCAGTTCAAAGGATTACTGGAAAAAGTCCACGAAACCAACATGAACGCAACCAAAAAATAA
- the sucC gene encoding ADP-forming succinate--CoA ligase subunit beta, translating to MNIHEYQGKEVLKQYGVTVPNGKVAYTVDEAVAAAEALGSPVTVVKAQIHAGGRGKAGGVKVAKSTDEVRAYASEILGKVLVTHQTGPEGKEVKRLLIEEGCDIRKEYYVGVVVDRATGRVVMMASEEGGTEIEEVAEATPEKIFKEIIDPAIGLQVFQARKLAYSIQIPNELVNKAVKFMLALYTAFVEKDCSIAEINPLVVTGDGNVIALDAKLNFDSNALFRHKDILELRDLDEEDEKEIEASKYDLSYIALDGNIGCMVNGAGLAMATMDIIKYYGGDPANFLDVGGGATTEKVTEAFKIILSDAKVAGIFVNIFGGIMRCDVIANGVVEAAKQLGLTKPLVVRLEGTNVELGKRILGESGLNIVPADSMADGAQKIVALVK from the coding sequence ATGAATATCCATGAATATCAAGGAAAAGAAGTACTGAAACAGTATGGAGTCACCGTTCCAAACGGAAAGGTTGCTTATACAGTCGATGAAGCGGTTGCGGCCGCAGAGGCATTGGGCAGTCCGGTGACTGTTGTTAAAGCCCAAATTCACGCAGGTGGCCGGGGTAAAGCCGGCGGTGTAAAAGTGGCGAAGAGCACGGATGAAGTTCGTGCCTATGCTTCCGAAATTCTGGGTAAAGTATTGGTGACACACCAGACTGGACCAGAAGGTAAAGAAGTAAAACGTCTTTTGATTGAAGAAGGATGCGATATCCGCAAAGAGTATTATGTGGGTGTTGTTGTGGACCGTGCCACAGGCCGTGTAGTTATGATGGCTTCCGAAGAAGGCGGTACTGAGATTGAAGAAGTAGCTGAAGCTACACCTGAGAAAATTTTCAAAGAAATCATTGACCCAGCTATTGGATTGCAAGTGTTCCAGGCGCGTAAACTGGCTTACAGCATCCAGATTCCGAATGAACTGGTGAACAAAGCCGTTAAGTTCATGCTCGCGTTGTACACAGCTTTTGTCGAAAAAGATTGCTCTATTGCCGAGATCAATCCTCTCGTTGTTACCGGAGATGGAAACGTTATCGCGCTGGATGCGAAATTAAACTTTGACTCCAACGCCCTGTTCCGTCACAAAGATATTTTGGAACTGCGTGACCTGGATGAAGAGGATGAAAAAGAAATCGAAGCTTCCAAATACGACCTCAGCTACATAGCACTTGATGGCAACATCGGCTGTATGGTCAATGGTGCGGGACTTGCGATGGCGACGATGGACATTATTAAATACTACGGTGGAGACCCCGCCAACTTCCTTGACGTTGGGGGCGGTGCAACAACGGAGAAGGTGACTGAAGCATTTAAGATCATTTTGTCCGATGCCAAAGTAGCTGGAATCTTTGTTAACATCTTCGGTGGCATCATGCGCTGTGATGTTATCGCCAATGGTGTTGTTGAAGCGGCGAAGCAACTTGGCCTGACCAAACCGCTGGTTGTTCGTCTTGAAGGAACTAACGTGGAGCTTGGCAAACGTATTCTGGGCGAATCTGGCCTGAATATTGTTCCTGCCGATTCCATGGCCGATGGTGCACAGAAAATTGTTGCCCTCGTAAAATAA
- the sucD gene encoding succinate--CoA ligase subunit alpha produces MSILIDKNTKVITQGITGSTGMFHTKGALDYGTQMVGGVTPGKGGTNVDITLEDGTVASLPVFNTVQEAKEATGATASVIYVPPAFAADSIMEAVDAELDLVICITEGIPVLDMIKVDRFMEGKNTVLIGPNCPGVITPGECKIGIMPGYIHMAGHVGVVSRSGTLTYEAVHQLTTRGIGQSSAVGIGGDPVKGSEFIDILKRFNEDPQTHAVIMIGEIGGTAEEDAADWVRENMTKPVVGFIGGVTAPPGKRMGHAGAIISGGKGTAKEKIAKLESCGIKVAPTPAEMGSTLVSVLEERGILNLCTTH; encoded by the coding sequence GTGAGTATTTTGATCGATAAAAATACAAAAGTCATTACGCAAGGCATTACGGGTTCAACGGGAATGTTCCACACGAAGGGCGCATTGGACTACGGAACCCAGATGGTAGGCGGAGTTACACCGGGTAAAGGCGGAACGAATGTGGATATCACGCTGGAAGACGGTACAGTAGCCAGTCTGCCGGTGTTCAACACTGTGCAGGAAGCGAAGGAAGCTACAGGCGCAACAGCGAGCGTCATTTACGTTCCTCCGGCATTTGCGGCAGATTCCATTATGGAAGCTGTTGACGCAGAGCTGGACCTTGTGATCTGTATTACAGAAGGTATTCCGGTTCTTGACATGATCAAAGTTGACCGCTTCATGGAAGGCAAAAATACCGTCCTGATCGGACCGAACTGTCCAGGTGTTATTACACCAGGCGAATGTAAAATCGGTATCATGCCTGGTTATATCCACATGGCAGGACACGTTGGCGTTGTTTCCCGTAGCGGAACACTCACGTATGAAGCCGTTCATCAACTGACGACGCGTGGCATTGGACAATCTTCTGCTGTAGGAATCGGGGGAGACCCTGTAAAAGGCTCTGAGTTCATTGATATCCTGAAACGGTTCAATGAAGATCCACAGACTCATGCGGTCATCATGATTGGTGAGATTGGTGGTACAGCTGAAGAGGATGCGGCAGATTGGGTACGTGAAAACATGACCAAACCGGTTGTAGGCTTTATCGGTGGCGTAACAGCGCCTCCAGGCAAACGGATGGGCCATGCTGGCGCTATTATCTCTGGCGGTAAAGGTACAGCCAAAGAGAAGATTGCGAAGCTGGAATCTTGCGGTATCAAAGTAGCACCAACGCCTGCTGAGATGGGCTCAACTTTGGTGAGTGTACTTGAGGAACGCGGTATTTTGAATTTGTGCACGACACATTAA
- the dprA gene encoding DNA-processing protein DprA — translation MEERWILFGLHEMEGIGKKTISKLMLGQHQWSDLLDYEEGDWTRAGLRKDQAARLASQFNIDWIERKRERVYNQGIEVITYLDQNYPILMKETVQPPWVMYGRGDISLLHNPSIAMVGTRMPTVYGRKVGEKLAEQLCNAGLTIVSGLARGIDSVCHEAVLRAKGKTIAVFGTGIDNIYPPENTSLAERIAETGLLLSEYPPGTRARQGLFPERNRIIAGLTLGTLVVEADIRSGSLITADAALEAGRDVFAVPGPITSPKSRGAHNLIRQGAKLVTCAADVLEEYRLDLPNAEQLPYNRGRSAETPEPSGQGIFAEVKLSPDEQRVIYLLEQEEQSLDQLVEQLGWDFGHLHSVLLSLIIKKQISQLPGTKYARV, via the coding sequence ATGGAAGAACGATGGATCTTGTTTGGGTTGCATGAGATGGAGGGTATTGGCAAGAAAACAATCTCAAAACTGATGCTGGGACAACATCAATGGTCCGATCTTTTGGATTATGAGGAAGGTGACTGGACTCGTGCAGGCTTGCGCAAAGATCAGGCTGCCCGTTTGGCTAGTCAATTTAATATCGACTGGATTGAGCGTAAAAGAGAACGCGTTTACAATCAGGGGATAGAGGTTATTACTTATCTGGATCAGAATTATCCCATATTAATGAAGGAAACCGTTCAGCCTCCCTGGGTAATGTATGGTCGAGGGGATATAAGTTTGCTACACAACCCATCCATTGCGATGGTTGGAACTCGTATGCCAACCGTGTATGGCCGCAAAGTTGGTGAGAAGCTGGCAGAACAATTATGCAATGCAGGACTAACGATCGTAAGCGGGCTTGCCCGCGGTATTGATAGCGTATGTCATGAGGCCGTATTACGTGCTAAAGGAAAAACGATTGCCGTATTCGGAACCGGGATTGATAATATATATCCACCCGAAAATACAAGTCTTGCCGAGCGAATCGCGGAGACGGGGCTGCTTTTGTCGGAATATCCACCAGGTACGAGAGCGCGTCAAGGATTATTTCCGGAACGGAATCGAATCATTGCCGGTCTGACGTTGGGGACATTAGTCGTTGAGGCTGACATTCGCAGTGGTTCACTCATCACAGCAGATGCTGCTCTTGAAGCAGGCCGGGATGTATTTGCAGTTCCTGGACCCATCACATCGCCGAAGAGTCGGGGCGCTCACAATCTAATTCGTCAAGGGGCCAAATTGGTCACATGTGCAGCAGATGTTTTGGAAGAGTATCGTTTGGACTTGCCAAATGCAGAACAACTTCCTTACAATAGAGGACGTTCGGCAGAAACACCTGAGCCTTCCGGGCAAGGGATATTCGCTGAGGTTAAGCTCTCTCCAGATGAACAACGTGTGATTTATCTGTTGGAACAGGAGGAGCAATCGTTGGATCAACTGGTTGAACAGCTAGGTTGGGATTTTGGACATTTGCATTCAGTTCTGTTATCTTTAATCATAAAAAAGCAGATTAGCCAATTACCAGGCACCAAATATGCGAGGGTATGA
- the topA gene encoding type I DNA topoisomerase — translation MADALVIVESPSKAKTIGKYLGSKFIVKASMGHVRDLPKSQIGVEVENDFNPKYITIRGKGSILKELKDARKKVKKVYLAADPDREGEAIAWHLAHALELDDTADCRVVFNEITKQAVKDAFKTPRKINMDLVNAQQARRILDRLVGYKISPLLWKKVKKGLSAGRVQSVAVKIILDRENEIDDFEPEEYWSITAKLTADGNPFEAKFHKLNGAKTELGSEAEVQAILKQIEGADFTIKEVKEKERSRNPSAPFTTSSLQQEAARKLNFRASKTMSVAQQLYEGVDLGKEGTVGLITYMRTDSTRIAASAQEEAKEYIVGKYGEPFAPETPRNYSKKAANAQDAHEAIRPTSILRDPDSIKSFMSRDQFRLYKLVWERFVASQMSSAILDTLSVDIAAGDTIFRAAGSKVRFQGFMKVYVEGNDDGTTEEDRLLPPLKSGDVLEKQEIEPKQHFTQPPPRYTEARLVKTLEELGIGRPSTYAPTLETIQKRGYVAIEEKKFMPTELGELVIEQMEEFFPEILNVEFTANMEGDLDHVEEGSEDWVKVLAEFYESFEKRLEFAEEEMKEIEIEDEVSDEICEKCGKPLVYKLGRFGKFLACSGFPDCRNTKPIIKDIGVTCPKCKEGHVVERRSKKGRIFYGCDKYPECDFVSWDRPSAKPCPSCGSLMIEKRNKKGARLQCTSCDHQEPVDEPDDESAD, via the coding sequence ATGGCGGATGCACTCGTAATCGTGGAGTCGCCCTCAAAGGCGAAGACGATAGGCAAATATTTAGGCAGCAAGTTCATCGTGAAAGCTTCGATGGGACATGTTCGCGATTTGCCAAAGAGTCAGATCGGCGTTGAGGTGGAGAATGATTTTAATCCGAAATATATTACGATCCGCGGCAAAGGTTCAATTTTGAAAGAACTGAAAGATGCACGAAAGAAAGTGAAAAAAGTGTATCTCGCAGCTGACCCGGATCGCGAAGGCGAGGCTATCGCATGGCATTTGGCCCATGCCCTTGAACTGGACGATACGGCAGATTGCCGGGTTGTATTTAATGAAATTACAAAACAGGCGGTCAAAGATGCGTTCAAAACGCCGCGTAAAATCAATATGGATTTGGTTAACGCGCAGCAGGCAAGACGTATTCTGGACCGGCTCGTTGGATATAAAATTAGTCCATTATTATGGAAAAAAGTTAAAAAAGGTTTGTCCGCAGGCCGGGTTCAGTCCGTGGCTGTTAAAATCATTTTAGATCGTGAAAATGAAATTGATGATTTTGAGCCGGAAGAATACTGGAGCATTACCGCCAAACTGACAGCAGACGGCAATCCGTTTGAAGCCAAGTTTCATAAACTGAACGGGGCCAAAACAGAGCTGGGCAGTGAAGCGGAAGTACAAGCCATCCTGAAACAGATCGAAGGTGCAGACTTTACGATCAAGGAAGTCAAAGAGAAGGAACGGAGTCGGAACCCTTCTGCCCCGTTTACCACGAGTTCTTTGCAACAGGAAGCAGCGCGTAAATTGAATTTCAGAGCTTCCAAGACGATGTCGGTCGCCCAACAACTATATGAAGGTGTAGACCTTGGAAAAGAAGGCACAGTAGGTCTCATCACGTATATGCGTACGGACTCCACACGGATTGCGGCATCTGCACAAGAAGAAGCCAAAGAATATATCGTTGGTAAGTATGGGGAGCCATTTGCACCAGAAACACCACGAAATTATTCCAAAAAAGCTGCTAATGCTCAGGATGCGCATGAAGCAATTCGTCCAACTTCCATTCTGCGTGATCCGGATTCAATCAAGTCATTTATGAGTCGTGATCAGTTCCGGTTGTATAAACTGGTTTGGGAACGTTTTGTAGCGAGCCAGATGTCTTCGGCTATCCTGGATACACTCTCTGTAGATATTGCTGCGGGGGATACAATTTTCCGTGCAGCAGGTTCGAAGGTGCGATTCCAAGGTTTCATGAAGGTGTATGTTGAAGGAAATGACGATGGTACCACCGAAGAAGATCGTCTGCTGCCTCCGCTGAAAAGTGGAGATGTGCTTGAGAAGCAGGAGATTGAGCCAAAACAGCATTTTACACAACCACCACCACGATATACGGAGGCAAGGTTGGTTAAGACGCTTGAGGAATTGGGAATAGGGCGTCCGAGTACATATGCGCCAACACTGGAGACCATTCAGAAGCGCGGATATGTTGCGATTGAGGAAAAGAAATTCATGCCAACGGAGCTTGGCGAACTGGTCATCGAACAGATGGAAGAGTTTTTCCCGGAAATCCTGAATGTAGAGTTTACCGCGAACATGGAAGGTGATCTTGACCATGTGGAGGAAGGTTCGGAGGATTGGGTCAAAGTACTCGCTGAATTCTACGAATCTTTTGAGAAACGGCTTGAGTTTGCGGAAGAAGAAATGAAAGAAATCGAGATCGAAGACGAAGTATCGGATGAGATCTGTGAGAAGTGCGGCAAACCACTTGTTTATAAACTCGGACGTTTTGGCAAGTTTCTTGCTTGCTCTGGCTTCCCTGATTGCCGGAATACCAAACCGATTATCAAAGACATTGGCGTAACTTGTCCGAAGTGTAAGGAAGGCCATGTTGTTGAGCGTCGTAGCAAAAAGGGACGTATCTTCTACGGTTGTGACAAGTATCCTGAATGTGATTTTGTCTCATGGGACAGACCTTCAGCCAAACCATGTCCAAGTTGTGGATCGCTAATGATTGAAAAGCGGAACAAAAAGGGAGCCCGATTGCAGTGTACATCATGTGATCATCAGGAGCCGGTGGATGAACCGGATGACGAGTCAGCGGATTAG
- the trmFO gene encoding FADH(2)-oxidizing methylenetetrahydrofolate--tRNA-(uracil(54)-C(5))-methyltransferase TrmFO produces the protein MKNEQQVTVIGAGLAGTEAAWQIASRGVRVKLYEMRPVVKTPAHHTDKFAELVCSNSLRANGLTNAVGVLKEEMRMLNSLVLSAADKHAVPAGGALAVDRDGFSGEITSTLHQHPLIEVVNEELTSLPEDGIVVVATGPLTSPALSEQIKALMGEEYFYFYDAAAPIIEKDSIDMNKVYLASRYDKGEAAYLNCPMTEEEFDVFYEALITAEVAQLKEFEKEIYFEGCMPIEVMMKRGKQTALFGPMKPVGLVNPHTGELPHAVVQLRQDNAAGTLYNLVGFQTHLKWGEQKRVFSLIPGLENAEFVRYGVMHRNTFINSPKLLLPTYQFKERPNLFFAGQMTGVEGYVESAASGLIAGMNAAKAALGQELVVLPVETTLGSMAQYITTADFKHFQPMNANFGLLPKLETKIRNKKEKNEALAQRALDGITSFAAAEGLTVPERV, from the coding sequence TTGAAGAATGAACAACAAGTAACCGTAATTGGTGCCGGGCTGGCAGGAACAGAAGCTGCCTGGCAGATCGCAAGTCGCGGCGTGCGCGTGAAATTATACGAGATGAGACCTGTGGTGAAAACGCCAGCTCATCATACAGATAAATTTGCAGAACTGGTGTGCAGTAACTCGCTGCGTGCGAATGGATTGACGAATGCAGTGGGTGTGTTAAAAGAAGAAATGAGAATGCTTAATTCTCTCGTATTGTCTGCGGCAGACAAGCATGCCGTTCCAGCAGGTGGAGCACTTGCTGTGGACCGGGATGGCTTCTCGGGTGAGATTACGTCTACTTTGCACCAGCATCCACTCATCGAAGTGGTGAATGAAGAACTAACTTCCCTGCCGGAAGATGGCATCGTTGTTGTTGCAACGGGTCCCCTGACTTCACCGGCACTGTCTGAGCAAATCAAGGCACTTATGGGTGAGGAATATTTCTACTTCTATGATGCAGCAGCACCGATCATTGAAAAAGATTCAATTGATATGAACAAGGTGTACCTGGCCTCCCGTTATGATAAGGGTGAAGCGGCATATCTGAACTGTCCGATGACAGAAGAAGAGTTTGATGTCTTCTATGAAGCTCTCATTACTGCTGAGGTCGCTCAATTGAAAGAGTTTGAGAAAGAAATCTACTTTGAAGGCTGTATGCCAATCGAAGTGATGATGAAACGCGGAAAACAGACGGCTCTGTTTGGTCCTATGAAACCAGTAGGTCTGGTTAACCCGCACACGGGAGAACTACCACATGCGGTTGTACAGCTTAGACAGGATAATGCAGCGGGAACGTTGTATAACCTGGTGGGCTTCCAGACACATCTGAAATGGGGAGAACAAAAACGTGTCTTCTCTCTCATACCTGGGCTTGAAAATGCAGAGTTTGTCCGTTATGGTGTAATGCACCGTAATACATTTATTAATTCTCCTAAACTGCTTCTTCCGACGTATCAGTTTAAAGAGCGTCCAAACCTGTTCTTTGCAGGTCAGATGACAGGTGTAGAAGGATATGTGGAGTCTGCTGCATCAGGGCTTATTGCCGGCATGAACGCAGCCAAAGCAGCTCTTGGACAGGAACTCGTAGTATTACCGGTAGAAACAACACTTGGCAGTATGGCTCAGTATATTACAACAGCTGACTTCAAGCACTTCCAGCCAATGAATGCAAACTTTGGTTTGTTGCCGAAGCTGGAAACGAAAATCCGTAACAAAAAGGAAAAAAATGAAGCTCTTGCACAGCGTGCCCTGGATGGTATCACCAGTTTTGCTGCGGCAGAAGGTCTAACTGTTCCGGAACGCGTATAA